The proteins below are encoded in one region of Parvicella tangerina:
- a CDS encoding VOC family protein has product MKLRVARHTHSLEIITKFYHEILGLEVIGEFENHDGYDGVFLGKPENDWELEFTTSDRKSRSQYDEDDLLVFYLSDDEIQNLKKKLYSENIQLESAVNPYWNKMGILFRDPAGNRIAIARMDKRPIA; this is encoded by the coding sequence ATGAAATTGAGAGTAGCCAGACACACCCATAGTCTTGAAATCATTACAAAATTTTATCACGAAATTTTAGGTTTAGAAGTAATTGGAGAATTTGAAAACCATGACGGTTATGATGGTGTATTCCTAGGAAAACCAGAAAACGATTGGGAGTTAGAATTCACCACTTCCGACAGGAAGTCAAGAAGCCAGTATGATGAAGATGATTTATTGGTTTTTTACTTGAGTGACGATGAGATTCAAAACCTAAAAAAGAAACTCTACTCCGAAAATATCCAACTAGAGTCGGCTGTAAATCCATATTGGAATAAAATGGGCATACTCTTTAGAGACCCTGCTGGAAACAGAATAGCTATTGCCCGAATGGATAAACGACCTATAGCTTGA
- a CDS encoding DHH family phosphoesterase, translated as MKNTFEEVERKLVNASSVVITSHQSPDGDAVGSSLALYHYLLKKGIKVAVILPDKFPPFLKWMGGTEQIKTFDEDPASCNHLIDQADVLFILDYNDPKRVGEDMGRSITNSSAYKVMIDHHLNPTDMANWMMSDTNSCSTAQLIYEFVCGLRDEEKMDSQIGEGIYTGLVTDSGSFRFPSVDARTHEIAAALIRKGLNHSRIHESLFDVNSLNRLKLLGYSLSEKLKVLPNIPVAVIYLSKKELDELDNQKGSTEGLVNYALSVEGIQMAAFIKEDVNKVKLSFRSKGDVAVNEFSAKHFSGGGHKNAAGGVSFDSFDETIKKFENVIYEFWK; from the coding sequence ATGAAGAATACTTTCGAAGAGGTGGAGAGAAAACTAGTGAATGCTAGTTCGGTCGTAATTACAAGTCACCAGTCTCCCGATGGAGATGCCGTTGGCTCTAGTTTAGCACTTTACCACTACCTGTTGAAAAAAGGGATAAAGGTAGCGGTAATTCTTCCAGATAAATTTCCGCCATTTTTGAAGTGGATGGGTGGAACTGAGCAAATTAAAACATTTGATGAGGATCCAGCGTCTTGCAATCATCTAATTGATCAGGCAGATGTTCTTTTCATTTTAGACTATAATGATCCGAAAAGAGTAGGTGAAGATATGGGCAGGTCAATAACAAATAGCAGCGCATATAAAGTAATGATTGATCACCATTTGAATCCAACCGATATGGCTAATTGGATGATGTCTGACACCAATTCCTGCAGTACGGCTCAGCTAATTTACGAGTTTGTCTGTGGTTTGCGAGATGAAGAGAAAATGGACAGTCAAATAGGTGAAGGGATTTATACGGGGTTGGTAACGGATTCAGGTTCGTTTAGATTTCCTTCGGTAGATGCCAGAACACATGAAATTGCTGCTGCCTTGATTCGTAAAGGGTTAAATCATAGTAGAATTCATGAAAGCTTGTTTGATGTTAACTCGTTAAATAGATTGAAACTCCTTGGTTATTCTCTTAGTGAAAAACTGAAAGTGTTACCGAATATCCCTGTTGCAGTTATATATTTATCTAAGAAAGAACTGGACGAGTTAGATAATCAAAAAGGGAGTACTGAAGGCTTAGTTAATTATGCTTTAAGTGTTGAAGGTATACAGATGGCAGCATTCATTAAAGAAGACGTGAATAAAGTTAAATTAAGCTTCAGGAGCAAAGGAGATGTTGCCGTGAACGAGTTTAGTGCAAAACATTTTAGTGGTGGAGGACATAAGAATGCAGCTGGAGGTGTCAGCTTTGATTCATTTGACGAAACCATAAAGAAATTTGAAAATGTGATCTATGAGTTTTGGAAGTAA
- a CDS encoding FKBP-type peptidyl-prolyl cis-trans isomerase, whose amino-acid sequence MSFGSKYIFGCIIGIFFLSCKEERPDTVVPETEEPVLTTEQSIEMSQHWSKDESYLIDQFVKRNNWPVTISGTGVRYYIYESGTGMPAKPGQVAVVNFEIRLLDADTTLCYSSNPEKPSEFLIEMDNVESGLHEAITYLREGDKAYIILPHYLAHGLLGDMDKIPPLSPVLYDIELIKLKDV is encoded by the coding sequence ATGAGTTTTGGAAGTAAGTACATATTTGGATGTATTATCGGTATTTTTTTTCTATCATGTAAAGAAGAAAGACCTGATACTGTAGTTCCTGAAACAGAAGAACCAGTATTGACTACTGAACAAAGTATTGAAATGAGTCAACACTGGTCTAAAGATGAATCTTACCTCATCGATCAATTTGTGAAACGCAATAATTGGCCAGTTACCATTTCTGGTACTGGAGTACGGTATTATATTTATGAAAGTGGGACTGGTATGCCAGCAAAACCAGGGCAAGTTGCCGTTGTGAATTTTGAAATTAGACTATTGGATGCCGATACTACACTTTGCTATTCAAGTAATCCGGAGAAACCCTCTGAGTTTCTAATTGAAATGGATAACGTTGAATCGGGTCTCCATGAAGCAATCACCTATTTACGAGAAGGAGATAAAGCATATATTATTTTGCCTCATTATTTAGCTCATGGTCTCTTAGGTGACATGGATAAAATACCACCTTTGTCTCCAGTGTTGTATGATATTGAACTCATAAAATTGAAAGATGTATAG
- a CDS encoding FKBP-type peptidyl-prolyl cis-trans isomerase has product MYRILIVLGVVLGLHACDNQTPDYYYTKGGLKYEYHDIVEDGETPAVGDYLTVYIKYKTSDGRVIYDSEKSTYNGKQIIHLGKPSIDGGIEEGFAQLMEGDSVTFYIEAQKLYKHYLLDKVPSEIDPEEEVLITLRLLKIETPKEYELRISKEEEQCDLNEFMLIDSIIKAWELHGDVIEEIGGIYMVKEKPQSLDTIKYGQNVSVYYKGYYPNGKVFYSNLKSDFPDDFKVGVEGQTIEGMKVALLHMNYDQKARIIVPSYMGFSDEAVKSGQVPPCTPLIFELSVEGE; this is encoded by the coding sequence ATGTATAGAATTTTGATTGTTTTAGGTGTTGTACTTGGACTGCATGCTTGCGACAATCAAACACCAGATTATTACTACACTAAAGGAGGTCTCAAGTACGAATATCATGACATCGTAGAGGATGGAGAAACCCCCGCTGTTGGAGATTACCTTACTGTTTACATTAAATACAAAACATCGGACGGCAGGGTGATTTATGATTCTGAAAAGAGCACCTACAATGGAAAACAAATCATACACTTGGGTAAACCAAGTATTGACGGAGGAATTGAGGAAGGGTTTGCTCAGTTAATGGAAGGAGATAGTGTTACTTTTTATATCGAAGCTCAAAAGCTTTACAAGCATTATTTATTGGATAAGGTTCCCTCCGAAATCGACCCAGAAGAAGAGGTGTTAATCACACTGAGGTTGCTAAAAATTGAGACTCCAAAAGAATATGAACTGAGGATATCAAAAGAAGAAGAACAGTGTGACCTGAATGAATTCATGTTAATTGACAGTATAATAAAAGCCTGGGAACTTCATGGAGATGTCATCGAGGAAATTGGAGGTATCTACATGGTTAAAGAAAAACCTCAGAGTTTGGATACCATCAAATATGGTCAGAATGTAAGTGTTTACTATAAAGGGTATTATCCGAACGGAAAGGTTTTCTACTCTAATTTGAAATCAGATTTTCCAGATGATTTTAAAGTAGGTGTTGAGGGGCAAACAATTGAAGGAATGAAAGTTGCCCTGCTTCACATGAACTATGATCAAAAAGCAAGGATCATCGTTCCTTCTTACATGGGGTTTTCCGATGAAGCCGTTAAAAGCGGCCAAGTGCCTCCATGCACACCACTTATCTTTGAGTTAAGTGTTGAAGGCGAATGA
- a CDS encoding DUF5723 family protein, whose protein sequence is MKKILTLLLLAGAISSSAQYEISSFTSTGRGGATSFVTDYQACGINPANLGWDAEFEEKRFTMGLTEMTFSIHSEALTKDELRQEFKTIIQNKSTADWTIDEKRQAGKDFANSGFAINGDLGSFGFAFNSEAFGGIAFRINDNFNTYTRLNETTSDMIFMGKFSSYFDSLVYVDPSSMDTTIIENYNMQDPDSIQNVANGFANVPNMIGEILNGSEMRLSWTREYNLSYGRKIFGKDDVIEIFGGIGLKYIQGFAMIDIQSVDNDLTAFSSVTPFFNIDYGSASAQNPSTTTQSGALPNSVGGGFGMDFGLDLLIKNKLKIAMAVTNIGSMTWKGNVYSMKDTLVIDTYSEGLNNYNVLQTIGDLSGDDGVFSWDGEKELTQKLNTNFRFGASFLIGEIAQVGVDVIAPMNDESPASLEKAIIGFGGDVKPIPWLRLSAGFMTGGNYDFSIPLGLTVITQKGTWEAGIASRDAITFFTQNGPTLSLSTGFMRFRF, encoded by the coding sequence ATGAAAAAAATACTCACCTTACTTTTGCTGGCTGGTGCAATTAGCTCCAGTGCTCAGTATGAAATTAGTTCGTTTACCTCAACAGGAAGGGGAGGAGCCACCTCTTTCGTGACAGATTATCAAGCCTGTGGAATTAACCCTGCCAATTTAGGCTGGGATGCAGAATTTGAAGAGAAACGATTCACCATGGGGCTTACTGAAATGACTTTCTCAATTCATTCTGAAGCACTTACCAAAGATGAATTAAGGCAGGAATTTAAAACAATTATTCAAAACAAGAGTACAGCAGACTGGACCATAGATGAAAAACGTCAGGCTGGAAAGGATTTTGCAAATAGCGGTTTTGCTATCAATGGTGATCTCGGGTCTTTTGGCTTTGCATTTAACTCAGAGGCTTTCGGAGGTATTGCTTTTAGAATAAATGATAATTTTAACACCTATACTCGGCTAAATGAAACTACTTCCGATATGATTTTTATGGGGAAGTTTTCCTCTTATTTTGATTCTCTGGTATACGTTGATCCATCTTCTATGGATACTACCATTATTGAAAATTACAACATGCAGGATCCAGATTCAATTCAAAATGTAGCCAATGGGTTTGCTAATGTGCCTAATATGATCGGTGAAATTTTGAACGGAAGTGAAATGAGACTTTCCTGGACAAGAGAGTATAACTTGAGTTATGGGAGAAAGATCTTTGGGAAGGATGATGTCATTGAGATTTTTGGAGGGATTGGATTGAAGTATATACAAGGTTTTGCCATGATTGATATTCAAAGTGTGGATAATGACCTCACCGCATTTTCATCAGTAACACCTTTTTTTAATATAGATTATGGTTCAGCATCTGCTCAGAATCCATCCACCACGACTCAATCTGGTGCTTTGCCGAATAGCGTAGGTGGAGGCTTCGGTATGGATTTCGGTTTAGATCTTCTAATAAAGAATAAATTGAAGATTGCTATGGCGGTCACCAATATAGGTTCGATGACTTGGAAAGGGAACGTATACTCTATGAAAGATACGCTTGTAATAGATACTTATTCAGAAGGACTTAATAACTATAATGTATTACAAACCATAGGCGACCTATCAGGAGATGATGGTGTGTTTTCTTGGGATGGTGAGAAAGAACTTACGCAAAAATTAAACACAAATTTCAGGTTTGGAGCAAGCTTTTTGATTGGAGAGATTGCCCAAGTAGGTGTTGACGTCATAGCTCCAATGAACGATGAGTCCCCCGCAAGTTTAGAAAAAGCCATTATAGGTTTTGGAGGAGATGTTAAGCCTATTCCATGGCTGCGTTTATCTGCTGGTTTTATGACTGGTGGAAATTATGACTTTTCTATTCCGCTCGGCTTAACTGTAATAACACAGAAGGGAACCTGGGAAGCAGGTATTGCGTCTAGAGACGCGATCACGTTTTTTACTCAAAACGGACCAACACTATCCTTAAGCACTGGTTTTATGAGATTTAGATTTTAA
- a CDS encoding zinc-dependent metalloprotease, producing MKKTLLIQFMLLLFVSSIAQVTTSMSINNSAVSTAQFPGMCKSDKKHIDLMMNDPAYAAKRQSFHQQMKDYLDLAPSQRALSGTVTIPVVVHVIHNPSDPTTNISTAQIQSAIDNLNDAYSNDVSLYGNSVDIQVQFALAVRDENCQATTGINRVDGTSVSGYATDGITDANETQVKALSKWDNSKYYNIWIVTEIDGNDGGSGTQGYAYFPGASSDVDGAVILYNAFGYDPTGVLGYELKPYTNYNVTTIHELGHGLDLYHTFQGDDANSDGTADQCPGPADDGDFCADTDPHRRDDSDCDAPVDLTCNGVANSTVHNNFMAYTSDFCQDRFTSDQKDRMRAALELERPGLVSSLGATPITGSEPTASVSCAPQTQDLSNSFSMGIAEFGIGGTAYSSGGAVADGGYTTQWCYNFSLDESTQYSVNVEMPFTNNEDVAVYIDYNNDGDFEDAGEEVFTSSSATSHSGNFTTPAGFSGETVWVRVISEWAGNTITGPCYAPQYGQVEDYSATLNSTCTDPDVPVLSHSGTICDGSSATVNISGDLNSASQWVVYTGSCGGTQVTTTSSSSFTVTPTGPSTTYFVRGEGGCVTPGSCDQITLNVTSNDDASFSYDQATYCDDDADPTPTITGDAGGTFTFSPAGLVINGSTGQIDLGASTAQGYTVTYTTAGACPDNQGVAVTVQNCNLPTSQVRADNCGKTLGTISEKIWCEEVGGAALYEWEFTNTVTSQVTTYTRLNGIEYVRLGYMNLMDPGVTYDVRVRPYVGGQWGQFGATCQITSAVALPTTNVIAADCGITLSAFNQEISCEELGNANTDYEWELTDPSNNVTTFIRTNGREDFKLAHVGLYEPNITYDVRVRAYINGTWSDFGATCQVTSPSDALTTKMTNSDCGATLSAFNEYVYCDPIPGAVVYQWKLTDPSSNVYTINRFNSNRSFKLTQLNLTAPNITYDVEVRAKSSSGVWTDFGQVCQLTSPAGAALIVNDDPNASSLEKTSINVFAGGSSGITEELFDGMTAYPNPFKDEFNVDFGGNSYEKEIKIYNALGQVVRVINTADAYLTIEMRDLEQGVYIMQVIAEGRMKTIRLVKQ from the coding sequence ATGAAAAAAACCTTACTAATCCAGTTTATGTTGTTGCTATTTGTGAGTTCTATAGCTCAAGTAACAACTAGTATGTCTATCAACAATTCAGCGGTTTCGACAGCTCAGTTTCCTGGGATGTGTAAATCGGATAAAAAGCATATTGATCTGATGATGAATGATCCCGCTTACGCTGCAAAGCGTCAGTCATTTCATCAACAAATGAAAGATTACCTTGATTTGGCTCCTTCTCAAAGAGCTTTATCTGGTACAGTAACGATTCCTGTTGTGGTTCATGTTATTCATAATCCTTCAGATCCAACAACTAATATTTCAACAGCTCAGATTCAAAGTGCAATAGATAACTTGAATGACGCCTATTCAAATGATGTTTCCTTGTATGGGAATAGTGTGGATATTCAGGTTCAATTTGCTTTGGCGGTAAGAGACGAGAATTGTCAGGCAACCACTGGTATTAATAGAGTAGATGGCACGAGTGTTTCAGGGTACGCCACGGATGGTATTACAGATGCAAATGAAACGCAGGTTAAAGCACTAAGTAAATGGGATAATTCAAAATACTATAACATTTGGATTGTTACTGAGATTGACGGAAATGATGGTGGGTCTGGAACTCAGGGGTACGCTTATTTTCCTGGAGCCTCTTCTGATGTAGATGGAGCCGTAATACTGTATAATGCATTTGGTTATGATCCTACAGGGGTATTGGGCTACGAACTTAAACCCTACACAAATTACAATGTAACTACAATTCATGAACTGGGTCATGGATTAGATTTATATCACACTTTTCAAGGAGATGATGCGAACAGTGACGGAACTGCTGATCAATGTCCTGGCCCTGCAGATGATGGGGATTTTTGTGCAGATACAGACCCTCACAGAAGAGATGATAGTGATTGCGATGCTCCAGTTGATCTGACTTGTAATGGTGTGGCAAATTCTACGGTTCACAATAACTTTATGGCCTATACTTCAGATTTTTGTCAAGATCGATTTACTTCCGATCAGAAAGATAGGATGAGAGCAGCGCTAGAGTTAGAAAGACCAGGCTTAGTTTCCTCACTTGGCGCAACTCCAATAACGGGAAGCGAGCCTACTGCATCGGTGAGTTGTGCTCCCCAAACACAAGACTTATCCAATAGTTTCTCTATGGGGATTGCAGAGTTTGGAATAGGAGGAACAGCTTATTCTAGTGGTGGGGCGGTAGCTGATGGTGGTTATACTACCCAGTGGTGTTACAACTTTTCACTAGATGAAAGTACACAGTACAGTGTAAATGTAGAAATGCCCTTCACAAATAATGAGGATGTTGCCGTCTATATTGATTATAATAATGATGGAGATTTTGAGGATGCAGGTGAAGAAGTCTTTACTTCCTCTAGTGCAACATCTCACTCAGGAAACTTTACGACTCCAGCAGGTTTTTCAGGTGAGACGGTTTGGGTACGTGTCATTTCAGAATGGGCTGGAAATACAATTACAGGTCCTTGCTATGCACCTCAATATGGTCAAGTTGAGGACTATAGTGCAACACTGAACTCAACTTGTACAGACCCTGATGTTCCTGTTCTTAGTCACTCAGGTACCATTTGTGATGGGAGTAGTGCAACAGTGAATATTTCAGGAGATCTGAACAGTGCGTCTCAGTGGGTTGTTTACACTGGCTCTTGTGGAGGAACTCAGGTAACTACTACATCCAGTAGTAGTTTTACGGTTACTCCTACAGGTCCTTCCACTACGTATTTTGTGAGAGGAGAGGGTGGATGTGTAACTCCAGGGTCTTGTGACCAAATAACATTGAATGTAACAAGCAATGATGATGCAAGCTTTAGCTATGATCAAGCTACCTACTGTGATGATGATGCTGATCCTACGCCAACTATTACGGGTGATGCTGGAGGAACATTTACATTCTCACCTGCTGGTTTGGTAATCAATGGAAGTACTGGGCAAATCGATTTAGGAGCTTCAACAGCACAAGGCTATACGGTAACCTATACAACTGCTGGAGCATGCCCCGATAATCAGGGTGTTGCTGTAACAGTTCAGAATTGCAACTTGCCAACTTCTCAGGTGAGAGCTGATAATTGCGGAAAGACACTTGGTACCATTTCCGAGAAGATTTGGTGTGAAGAAGTAGGTGGTGCTGCTTTATATGAATGGGAATTTACAAATACGGTAACAAGTCAGGTAACAACTTATACACGACTTAACGGAATTGAATATGTTCGACTTGGTTATATGAATTTAATGGATCCTGGTGTTACTTATGATGTTAGAGTTCGACCTTATGTTGGTGGACAATGGGGGCAATTTGGAGCAACATGTCAGATCACAAGTGCGGTAGCCTTGCCAACTACAAATGTTATTGCCGCAGACTGCGGAATAACCCTATCGGCATTTAATCAAGAAATCTCCTGTGAGGAACTTGGCAATGCCAATACAGATTATGAGTGGGAGTTGACTGACCCATCTAACAATGTAACTACTTTTATTAGGACTAACGGGCGAGAGGATTTTAAGCTTGCACATGTCGGACTTTATGAACCAAACATAACTTATGATGTAAGAGTTCGTGCTTACATTAACGGAACATGGTCGGATTTTGGTGCAACTTGTCAGGTAACAAGTCCTTCGGATGCGTTAACTACGAAAATGACGAATTCAGATTGTGGCGCTACACTGAGTGCATTTAATGAGTATGTTTACTGTGATCCAATTCCTGGGGCAGTTGTATATCAATGGAAGTTGACTGATCCAAGTAGTAATGTTTACACAATTAATAGATTTAATTCAAATAGGAGTTTTAAGCTTACGCAACTCAACCTAACAGCGCCTAATATCACGTATGATGTTGAAGTAAGAGCGAAGTCGAGTAGTGGAGTTTGGACTGATTTTGGTCAGGTGTGTCAGCTTACTAGCCCAGCTGGAGCTGCCTTAATTGTTAATGATGATCCAAATGCTTCGTCATTAGAGAAAACGAGCATCAATGTATTTGCAGGAGGTTCTTCAGGAATAACAGAGGAATTGTTTGATGGTATGACGGCTTATCCAAACCCATTCAAGGATGAGTTCAATGTCGACTTTGGAGGGAATAGCTACGAGAAAGAGATCAAGATCTACAACGCTCTTGGTCAGGTTGTTCGTGTAATCAACACAGCTGATGCTTATTTGACAATTGAGATGAGAGACCTCGAACAAGGTGTTTACATCATGCAAGTGATCGCTGAAGGTCGAATGAAGACAATCAGATTAGTTAAGCAATAA
- a CDS encoding DUF1573 domain-containing protein, which translates to MKKFAYFILFILPYLAFGQNAKQLMQYADENFELGDYYGASIYYKKAMQIDSSDIHLTYKYATSLRLYNNYTAAEYYYARIVDKDKGGRIYPDASFWLGIMQKCNADYKEARKSFKKAKSTFGRDKDSYEYLKSKQEVSSCSYARKYYSDSIPHCTVKNAGTGINTTNSEFGAFPVNDHLYYSSLRSDKIGEELEIFLPNDYKISIYEAEEKVYWETKSKLASPVNAPALHSANGCLNSDKTKLYFTQCDSLNSCKLYCSEWKNGKWTSPKVLPDKVNDPRATRTTQPNVAAIDGKEYLLFVSDRPEGEGDLDIWFCEILDAGTFGPAKNLGPKINTLDPDITPFYHSSSQTLYFSSSWHKGFGGFDIFKSKGTLEELSEPENLLAPINTQWNDLYYVLDSSETKGYLTSNRLGVLYKKGPTCCNDIWEVKFNKPEEVASTEIKNLDDLNKFLPVTLYFHNDRPGPRSLDTAVKDNYLATYDKYKALQGTYREEYSKGLEGDNKDEAILDIDDYFKNYVDKGVDDLELFTKLLLKELEKGEKIEVTIKGFASPLAKTDYNVNLTKRRISTLINYLREYGNGEFNPYIDKTAINGGELTFLKIPFGEYTANANVSDDYYDQRNSIYNRSAALERKIEIQSVTYAEKDSIYAGLTVASGTFDFGKVSQGEIVKHAFTIENTGNKELHIQEVISECKCVSSSYSNTPIAPGKSGEVEVIFNTENLNGKQVKSITILADSFPGTKRLVLTAEIVE; encoded by the coding sequence TTGAAAAAGTTTGCCTACTTCATATTATTTATTCTCCCCTATCTGGCCTTTGGTCAAAATGCAAAGCAACTCATGCAATACGCAGACGAAAATTTTGAGTTAGGAGATTATTACGGTGCGTCCATATACTACAAAAAGGCTATGCAAATAGATAGCTCAGACATTCACCTTACTTATAAATACGCAACTTCTTTGAGGCTGTATAATAATTATACAGCCGCAGAATACTACTATGCAAGGATCGTAGACAAAGACAAAGGTGGTAGAATCTACCCAGACGCATCATTCTGGTTGGGTATTATGCAGAAATGCAACGCTGATTATAAAGAAGCTAGAAAATCTTTCAAGAAGGCTAAATCTACTTTTGGTAGAGACAAAGATTCCTATGAATACCTAAAAAGCAAACAAGAAGTATCCAGTTGCAGTTATGCTAGAAAGTACTACTCGGATAGCATTCCTCATTGTACGGTAAAAAATGCTGGGACAGGCATTAACACCACCAATTCAGAGTTCGGGGCATTCCCTGTCAACGATCACCTTTATTACAGTTCTTTACGATCAGATAAAATTGGAGAGGAGCTGGAGATCTTCCTACCTAACGATTATAAAATTTCAATCTATGAGGCAGAAGAAAAGGTCTATTGGGAAACAAAATCTAAATTAGCCTCCCCTGTCAATGCTCCTGCTCTTCACAGTGCGAATGGATGTCTCAACAGCGACAAAACAAAACTTTATTTCACACAATGCGATAGTCTTAATTCATGTAAGCTCTACTGCAGTGAATGGAAAAACGGAAAGTGGACAAGCCCAAAAGTCCTACCAGACAAAGTTAATGATCCCAGAGCAACAAGAACAACGCAACCCAATGTTGCCGCTATTGATGGTAAAGAATACCTTTTATTCGTCTCTGACCGACCTGAAGGCGAAGGTGATCTAGATATCTGGTTTTGTGAAATCCTTGACGCAGGAACTTTCGGTCCTGCAAAAAATCTGGGGCCTAAGATAAACACGCTTGATCCAGACATTACTCCTTTCTATCACTCATCCTCACAAACACTTTACTTTTCATCATCCTGGCATAAAGGTTTTGGAGGTTTTGATATTTTTAAATCAAAAGGTACACTTGAAGAGCTGAGTGAGCCTGAAAACCTTCTCGCTCCAATCAATACCCAATGGAACGACCTCTATTATGTTTTGGATAGTTCTGAAACCAAGGGGTACTTAACCTCAAACAGATTGGGCGTCCTTTATAAGAAAGGTCCAACCTGCTGTAATGATATTTGGGAGGTTAAATTCAATAAACCTGAAGAAGTTGCTTCAACGGAGATTAAAAACCTGGATGACCTAAACAAATTTCTTCCTGTAACGCTCTATTTTCACAATGACCGACCTGGTCCACGAAGTCTGGACACAGCAGTTAAAGACAATTATCTAGCTACTTATGATAAGTATAAAGCACTTCAAGGTACTTATCGGGAAGAATATAGCAAAGGACTAGAAGGAGACAACAAGGATGAAGCAATTCTGGACATTGATGATTATTTTAAAAACTATGTTGACAAAGGAGTTGATGATTTGGAGCTGTTTACAAAGCTTCTCTTAAAAGAACTTGAGAAAGGTGAAAAGATAGAAGTAACTATTAAGGGGTTTGCCAGTCCTCTGGCAAAAACTGATTACAACGTCAACTTAACAAAGCGAAGAATCTCAACGCTTATTAATTACCTTAGGGAATACGGAAACGGAGAATTCAATCCATACATAGATAAAACCGCTATCAATGGTGGTGAATTAACTTTTTTGAAGATTCCTTTTGGTGAGTATACAGCCAATGCAAATGTCAGTGATGACTACTATGATCAACGAAATTCCATTTACAACAGAAGTGCTGCTTTAGAACGAAAAATTGAAATTCAATCTGTTACTTATGCAGAGAAGGATAGCATCTATGCAGGATTAACGGTTGCTTCAGGAACATTTGATTTCGGGAAGGTATCGCAAGGAGAAATTGTTAAGCACGCATTCACTATTGAAAACACGGGTAATAAAGAGCTTCATATCCAAGAAGTTATTTCGGAGTGTAAATGTGTATCAAGTAGTTATTCAAATACTCCAATTGCTCCAGGTAAATCAGGAGAAGTTGAAGTGATCTTTAATACGGAAAACCTAAATGGCAAACAAGTTAAATCGATCACTATACTAGCTGATTCATTTCCTGGAACGAAGCGACTTGTGCTTACCGCTGAAATAGTAGAATAA
- a CDS encoding carboxypeptidase-like regulatory domain-containing protein: MMIKTFFLYVILLSPFHFIGQDECRIFGRVLNSNNQPLDYADIVISQDDSVIQSLKTDLDGYFYSENLAAGNYTVSIHSIGYMGSILTDQKVLPHRNLDIGTIQLSPEAVLLKPIIYLYPEEETVVNVKLDYKGDIIYSYPAYPKEGWCVTAHPDGTLLGSNDLEYYGLFWEGIPDQSLTIGEEGFVVSGDQTVSFLENALAELGLNRREAMEFIIFWQPKMENNLYNLIHFSTDEYQDLAHLEVTPQPETIIRVMMVYQPLNHPIDIVPQDLSKMRKERKGFTLVEWGGTKSDRQISANNR, translated from the coding sequence ATGATGATTAAAACTTTTTTTCTTTACGTAATTTTACTTTCACCTTTTCATTTTATCGGACAGGATGAATGCCGAATTTTTGGAAGAGTCCTAAACTCAAACAACCAACCCCTTGACTATGCTGATATTGTAATAAGCCAAGATGACTCAGTAATTCAATCTTTAAAAACCGACCTCGATGGTTACTTTTATTCTGAGAATCTTGCCGCTGGAAATTATACGGTTTCCATACACAGTATAGGTTATATGGGTTCAATTCTTACCGACCAAAAAGTGCTACCGCACAGAAATCTAGATATTGGCACCATTCAACTTAGTCCAGAAGCAGTTTTACTAAAACCCATCATCTACTTATATCCTGAAGAAGAGACAGTTGTAAACGTTAAACTAGATTATAAGGGTGATATTATCTACAGTTACCCTGCTTATCCAAAAGAAGGTTGGTGTGTTACAGCTCATCCAGATGGAACACTTCTTGGATCCAATGATCTGGAGTATTACGGTTTATTCTGGGAAGGTATTCCTGATCAGTCTTTAACTATAGGAGAAGAAGGATTTGTTGTATCAGGTGATCAGACAGTAAGTTTTCTAGAGAACGCCTTGGCTGAGCTTGGTCTCAATAGAAGAGAAGCGATGGAGTTTATCATTTTTTGGCAACCAAAAATGGAAAATAACCTATACAACTTAATCCACTTCAGCACAGATGAATATCAGGATTTAGCTCATCTTGAAGTAACACCTCAACCAGAGACTATAATTCGAGTGATGATGGTTTATCAACCATTGAATCACCCTATTGATATTGTACCTCAAGACCTTTCTAAAATGAGAAAAGAAAGAAAAGGGTTTACACTGGTAGAATGGGGAGGAACCAAATCAGATCGTCAAATTTCCGCTAATAACCGTTAA